Proteins from a genomic interval of Lolium perenne isolate Kyuss_39 chromosome 1, Kyuss_2.0, whole genome shotgun sequence:
- the LOC127338714 gene encoding NAC domain-containing protein 68-like — MASPPPFPTPERVPGLSFAPQDDELITRYLGPKIARQPLPAATADFIHETDVYAADPAALCAGFPPAYSGIDESSKIWYFFTSPKAKNSRGSRKSRTVGENQGTWHSESRKDVFAGKEKDRLVGYRRSFSHETSSGGKSGWLMMEFGVGANQEDGPVVCKIYKTPRPATAGCSSSARKKRKATDPAAPSARVRRRLNFRSPPATPNDDFLNESQRQYSEAEEQTPAFDPISFLADGHALSTVNCYDTSVFRPRRLADCS; from the coding sequence ATGGCGTCCCCGCCTCCCTTTCCAACGCCTGAGCGCGTCCCCGGCCTCTCCTTCGCCCCCCAAGACGACGAATTGATAACCCGCTACCTCGGCCCCAAGATCGCGCGCCAGCCGCTCCCTGCCGCCACCGCCGATTTCATCCATGAAACCGACGTTTACGCCGCCGATCCAGCCGCTCTCTGCGCCGGCTTCCCTCCGGCGTACTCGGGGATCGACGAGAGCAGCAAGATATGGTACTTCTTCACCAGCCCGAAGGCCAAGAACAGCCGTGGCAGTCGGAAATCGCGGACTGTCGGGGAAAACCAGGGCACCTGGCATTCCGAGAGCCGGAAGGACGTGTTCGCCGGGAAGGAGAAGGACCGCCTCGTAGGTTACCGCCGGAGCTTTAGCCACGAGACCAGCAGCGGCGGGAAATCTGGGTGGCTGATGATGGAGTTTGGGGTTGGCGCCAATCAAGAAGATGGCCCGGTCGTTTGCAAGATTTACAAGACCCCTCGCCCTGCCACGGCCGGATGCTCAAGCTCAGCGCGCAAGAAGAGGAAGGCCACGGATCCGGCGGCACCATCAGCTCGCGTGAGGCGGCGGCTCAACTTCCGTTCCCCTCCAGCGACTCCTAATGATGATTTCTTGAACGAATCCCAAAGGCAGTACTCGGAGGCAGAAGAACAGACACCAGCGTTCGATCCCATCTCCTTCTTGGCCGATGGCCACGCCCTTTCCACTGTGAACTGCTACGACACATCCGTATTCCGTCCAAGGCGACTGGCCGACTGCTCCTGA
- the LOC127327286 gene encoding uncharacterized protein: MARHPRPPSPSSSAPPPPAPAPADFDPVEAWLLDDFDFDFDQAMATELAKTFNLGDEAVPGAMEPMGPIGAVVPVPEDDGGLGVEPVKELEATAEKDGMLGLSDAPLGVELEVKKEALMLSGGLGNSDSIAKGDTFEGAIDAQMGTLAPVDSEMGTVAPVDAEMNAAAAAHADTSTVAAVDAEMSAVVPAHADTSTVAHVDADTSTIPAVDAEMSSGVSLNEEVGPVGGKGEVDSNHKVLEISDDEESSEASSSSDEESSEASSSSDEEEPVAKKQGGVIDLEAILEEGELMAEVDDDDEDETPRGPAKSKHEVEVLPPVPKIEVQLEPHHKPLPVGAISAIMGERVVVEGSVEHSPLTEGSILWITESRTPLGIVDDIFGPVKNPYYLVRYNSVEEVPGGISAGTTISFVAEFADHILNMKELYAKGYDESADHDEEADEPEFSDDEAEAEYKRSLRLAKRQTDRQVDSKKPSGDKKRGQARNAGFRNDMPPRIHDTPTRGHQSQRRFERSNMAPAVADSPTHRSGSQNFSMGTPSRDMPPRIHDAPTPDHRSQYHFHRSDMAPTGADSMTRPPGPQNFPMSAPTMLPPISMNHSMPSAVQLANQMGSCFINPSQQFSHQQPNMVWPGGLPHPPQPNMRVDGAALAANIMQNILIGASQYQQYLQNQNFGGFPNGMPMAPPQFMPGNGMPGNPMPFGGQPGNHPFGLASQLPMGQGNCGQLPHMTGDQGPPAGFPNAQGFGCFPSPHVDGGDQPPGFNMQGYGRMPSPHGDGGQPPMQFNSLPSPQGDGANGVQPPMQFNSGQFNQGSSSFRGRRPQQRGGRHSPGRGGGAGGGRNRR, translated from the exons atggcgCGGCATCCTAGGcccccctccccctcctcctccgcaccgccgccgcccgcgcccgCGCCAGCCGACTTCGACCCCGTCGAGGCGTGGCTCCTCGACGACTTCGACTTCGACTTCGACCAGGCCATGGCGACCGAGCTGGCCAAGACCTTCAATCTCGGCGACGAGGCGGTTCCGGGCGCGATGGAGCCGATGGGCCCCATCGGCGCTGTTGTCCCTGTCCCGGAGGATGACGGCGGATTGGGTGTGGAACCCGTGAAGGAGTTGGAGGCCACAGCGGAGAAGGACGGGATGCTCGGCCTGTCCGATGCCCCCCTGGGCGTCGAATTGGAGGTCAAGAAGGAGGCTCTGATGCTGAGCGGTGGATTGGGGAATAGCGATTCGATAGCAAAAGGGGATACTTTCGAGGGAGCAATTGATGCCCAGATGGGTACCTTAGCCCCCGTTGATTCTGAGATGGGTACCGTAGCTCCTGTTGATGCGGAGATGAACGCCGCAGCTGCTGCTCATGCTGATACCAGTACCGTAGCTGCTGTTGATGCAGAGATGAGTGCAGTAGTTCCTGCTCATGCTGATACTAGTACCGTAGCCCATGTCGATGCTGATACTAGTACCATACCCGCGGTTGATGCGGAGATGAGTTCGGGGGTCTCGCTGAACGAGGAAGTGGGTCCTGTAGGAGGCAAGGGTGAGGTGGACAGCAATCACAAAGTGCTGGAGATTAGCGACGACGAGGAGTCTAGCGAAGCCTCGtccagcagtgacgaggagtctAGCGAAGCCTCGTCGAGCAGTGATGAGGAAGAGCCGGTGGCCAAGAAACAGGGTGGAGTTATTGACCTTGAGGCCATCCTGGAAGAGGGTGAGTTGATGGCTGAAGtcgacgatgatgacgaggatgaGACACCAAGGGGTCCTGCCAAGTCCAAACATGAAGTAGAG GTACTTCCTCCGGTTCCAAAGATTGAAGTGCAGCTGGAACCACATCATAAGCCACTCCCAGTGGGAGCTATTTCAGCT ATCATGGGCGAGAGAGTGGTTGTTGAAGGGTCAGTGGAACACAGTCCCCTGACTGAGGGTTCTATACTCTGGATAACTGAAAGCAGGACACCACTTGGCATTGTCGATGATATATTTGGACCTGTAAAGAACCCATACTATCTTGTGCGGTACAACTCCGTGGAAGAAGTACCTGGTGGTATCAGTGCAGGAACGACCATCTCTTTTGTTGCGGAGTTTGCAGATCATATCCTAAATATGAAGGAGTTATATGCCAAAGGCTACGATGAATCTGCAGATCATGACGAGGAGGCAGATGAACCTGAATTCTCTGATGACGAGGCGGAAGCTGAGTACAAAAGATCACTACGGTTAGCAAAAAGGCAGACTGATAGGCAGGTTGACTCTAAAAAACCTTCTGGCGATAAGAAGAGGGGGCAGGCCAGAAATGCTGGATTCCGGAATGACATGCCACCTAGGATCCACGATACACCGACACGTGGTCACCAATCACAGCGTCGTTTCGAGCGCTCAAATATGGCTCCTGCTGTTGCTGACAGCCCAACTCATCGATCAGGTTCTCAAAACTTCTCTATGGGTACACCATCAAGGGACATGCCACCAAGGATCCATGATGCACCCACACCAGATCACCGATCACAGTATCATTTTCATCGGTCAGATATGGCTCCTACTGGGGCTGATAGCATGACACGTCCACCAGGTCCTCAAAACTTCCCTATGagtgcaccaacaatgttgccACCGATCTCAATGAATCATTCTATGCCATCAGCTGTTCAACTTGCCAATCAGATGGGTAGTTGCTTCATCAATCCATCACAACAGTTCTCTCATCAGCAGCCAAACATGGTTTGGCCTGGCGGTCTTCCGCATCCACCGCAGCCAAACATGAGAGTTGACGGAGCTGCTCTTGCAGCCAATATTATGCAAAATATACTTATTGGAGCCAGCCAATACCAGCAGTATTTACAGAATCAGAATTTTGGTGGCTTCCCAAATGGAATGCCCATGGCCCCACCACAATTTATGCCAGGTAATGGAATGCCTGGAAACCCGATGCCTTTTGGTGGACAGCCAGGAAATCATCCATTTGGTCTGGCATCTCAATTGCCTATGGGGCAAGGTAACTGTGGCCAGCTACCACACATGACAGGCGACCAAGGGCCGCCTGCTGGATTTCCCAACGCCCAGGGGTTTGGGTGCTTCCCATCACCGCATGTTGATGGTGGAGACCAGCCTCCTGGATTTAACATGCAAGGATATGGGCGCATGCCATCACCACATGGAGATGGAGGGCAGCCGCCTATGCAATTCAATTCCCTTCCATCACCGCAGGGTGATGGAGCCAATGGAGTTCAGCCTCCTATGCAATTCAATTCTGGGCAGTTTAACCAAGGGAGCTCATCCTTCCGCGGAAGAAGGCCACAGCAGCGTGGGGGCCGACACTCACCTGGGagaggtggtggtgctggtggtggCAGGAATCGTAGGTAG